The following is a genomic window from Thermodesulfobacteriota bacterium.
GAGAAGTTTTTTGGTGCGTTGTGTCATAATTTTTCACACGCAGATTGAATTAAAGGGTGATTCAAATTATACTCCCAAACAAAGGAAAAAAGAGTTAAGGATTCTGTGTTAAGGATTCCGCATAATACTCGAAAAAAGATGATTATACGGGGAAATAATTCCGTATAATCAGTAGTTAGCTGGACGCAGCGTTTTTGTCGTAAAAAACCATGGAACGTTACGATCCAAACAAGCCGGTAGACCCCGAAGAATGGATGGCACTCGATGAAGGCGAGCGAGAGTACCTGGTCGAGCAGTACCACCGCAAGAAACGTATCAAGATGCCGAACTCGCAGATGCATGCGGCTATTCACGTCATCGTTGAAAACCAAGTCGCACTGGGTCGGGAGATTCCGGCACAGAAAACCCTCGCGCGCCTGATGCGGGAAGGACTAAATCGTCACGATGCTGTTCACGCTATTGGTTCCGTCTTGGCTGGGCATATGTTCGATCTGATTAAACATGGCCCAAGTGATCAGGACGTAAATGCGGCCTACTACCATCAACTTGAAGAATTGACCGCTGAAGGCTGGCTGAACAGTTTCGACGATGAATCGGAAGAAGAATGACCGAGGGGCCAGCTAACAAAACGATGGAGCCGACGCCCTTCGCGGCGAAGCCGCTCAGGGTTTCCTCGCCGCGCTAAAAGACGCGCGCGGCTCGGCGCGGCTCATCGTTGAGCCGTTAGGCACACTGAGAAACCACCATGAAGCTCGTCCTTAAACCCGACGCCAACGATGCGCGGAGAGTTCGGGAACTCGTCGAGCGGCACAAGGATGCTTCGATTATGCAAGATCGGATCCGGCGGAATCTCGCATCCCATAAGCGTCCTGTCACTCGAAACCATTTCTGGCAGATTCTTGTGTCTTGTCTAACGACGACGCAGCAGCGTTCAAGTCCAGGCGGCAAGGTGGACGTATTTTGCAGGACGCGCCCTTTTCCGTTGCGATATTCCATATGCGGCGCTTATAGGGACGTAGAGGCCTTCACCTATAAGATACTGAGGCGTTTTGGGCTCAGACGCACAAAGTCGATTGCCAGAGAAGTGGCGCATAATTTCGAACTTCTTGAAAATGGGTTTTGGCCAGAGGTGTCGAAGCGTTTGGAACTACTAAGGCGTTCAGGATCTCCCAAAGTCGAGCGTGAAGTTGCGGACTTCATAGACGACAACCTTTTGGGATTCGGTCCGAAGCAGTCACGAAATCTTCTTCAATGGCTCGGTCTCACGAAGTTCGAAACGCCTGTGGACAGTCGCGTGACGAAATGGCTGAATGATTCGGGGTTTCCGTTTCCGCTTTCAGCATCGCTTCTTGCTGACCGACGCTACTATCATTTCGTCAGCGACAGCATCAGCAAACTATGTAGCAAAGCCGGGGTGTTCCCGTGCGTTTTTGATGCGGCTGTCTTCGCGAGTTTTGACGACGTTTCAAGAAAGGACCGGGGTGCCTAACAACGCGTTGAACCCGCCGCCCCTGCGGTCGCTGTCGCGTCCGCAGCGGTACCCTCGGCTCGCAAAAAAAAACTAAACAGTGACACACCTTGACTATGGACAAATTCATGATTGAGGTGAATGGGGTCAAATCTTTTGTTGTTTGTAGCATCCGCTTATAAATATTTTAAAAAAGGGGATGATTGTTTTGTTATTGTATATAAATTAGGCATTTCCTATAAATTTCTTGATCAAATACAATTGAAATCCCGCAAGTCATTTATTACCTTATTACCTAATTTTGTGATTAAGGGAGAATTTTGCTACATCTTAAAATTAGTCAACAAAAGATTTGAACCCCTAATTTTATTCTCTAACGAAAGGGAAGTGTAAGTTAAAAGGATCGTTCAAGACAGCATTGAGTTAGGTAGACCAATGTTAAATAACCATTTAAAATATGATCATGCCCATCGATGATACTAAAGATTCGACGTGTCTAAAACACACGGAAATACTACTAAAAGTATTGAATGAAAATAGCAAGAATCTAGATCGCTTCGAGGCTTTAAAAAAAAGTTACGAGTTTTTGGATATTTCGTTAAAAAGAAAATCAAAGAGTGTAGATCCTGATATCTATAGAATACTTAATTTTATTCAATTTGCCTCTCTATGCAGTAATGATCTTAACATCGCAGCTTATGAGGTTTCGAATCCCAAACTTTACTCTTTAGAATGGGAAATTGTTAAACTATTTCATACTAAAATTTTGGCTCTTGTCCTTTTTGAGATCTTTGAAGACTTTATAAGACTTATACCAAATCCAATGTATAAAGTTGTTTCAAAATTTGATATAAAGAATGAATACGGTACACAATTAAAAGCGCTACACGCTGAATTAAGTGAAATGCGAAAGGAAGATTATGAATATTTAAAGAACATAAGAAATAAGATAAGTGCACACAAAGAGGATGATGCATCTGTGCAAATTAAGATTATAAAGGGGATTGATACAGTACGTGTAACTACTACGGAATTCAAATTAAGAACATGGTTAAATCGAGTTTTGAAAATTCTACACCCAATTCTCTTAAACTTTCATAATAAAATAATTCAAGATTCTGGATTGAAAGCAAGAAAACTAATAAAACAAACAGGTAAATAAATTCATCAAAATCAAAAACGCAAATTAAGCCCCGATTATTCTTTTTCGGGGGTCCCCCTCTTTCCCTTTGAAAAATTAACGCCTTAACGACGTTGCTTTGGCTTATATTGAAACTCAGCAGGATAAAGGGGACAACAGACCCCATTTTTCTCTCAGGTTTATATTATGAACTTTGCTTGCTGCGAGAGATGAAAGAATATATCTCACCTACCTTGCCTCTCTCTAGATCTCAGAAACGTTCTTAGTTTTATACGGCCATAGCTTAATTTCAGCTTTTAGGCTATCTTCAAAATTTGTAAGTATATTATAAATTACATAGAATTTATATTGTATTACGAAATATCAATCGATAAGGAGGACGTATGGAAACTGTAAAGGTCTCACCAAAGTATCAGGTGGTTATTCCTCGCGCAATTCGTAAAGTGCTGGGAATTCGACCTGGGCAGAAGGTGCAGGTAGTACAATATGAAAATCGAATTGAGTTGATTCCCATAAAGCCGATCCGGAAAACACGTGGTTTCCTTCAGGGAATTGACACAACAGTGGAAAGGGAGCCTGACCGGGTATGAATCTAGTAGATTCCTCCGGGTGGCTTGAATATTTTGCCGACGGACCGAATGCGGATTTCTTTGCTCCCGCTATTGAGAATCTCCCTAAATTAGTTGTTTCAGTAATTAATATTTATGAAGTATTTAAAAACGTGCTCCAGCAAAGAGGGGAGGGTGATGCGCTTCTGGCAGTCGCAATAATGGAGCAGGGAACCGTGATAAATCTAGATCCGACGATAGCTCTCAGTGCTGCCAAAATCTCAGTTGATTTAAAGCTTCCAATGGCTGACAGCGTAATACTTGCAACAGCTAAGGTATACAATGCCACATTGTGGACACAGGATTCGGATTTTAAAAGAATCGAAGGTGTGAAGTATGTTGAAAAAAAATAATCGCGCTTAGTTAACTAATCAAAAGTTAGGCCGCGTATCAAACAAATTAATATCTAATCCAAACCCACATCTACGCAACTAAGGGGATATTTTGGCTAACCTTGACGACCTATATACGATTGATGATCGGATTCGGGCTTTCGAGAACCATCGGGCTGGCTTCATGATATCCCTTGCCGGTCCTGGAACGGGAAAGACCAATTCATTCCTCCATCGTATCAGAGCACTCGTCTCCGGGGGAGGCGTTCAATTCGAAGAGATATGTTATCTGACATTCATCAAAGAAATCGCAAAGACCTTTCTTTCCGATTATCAAGAGGAATTCCCAGAGAATCTGGATGAAGTGAGCAGACCTAGGGTATCGACGCTCCACAGTTTCGCTTGCCGTCTTATACGCAACAGAGGGTTCAGTATCGGCTACGATGGCCCCCTCTACTTTGCGAGCATAGCTGATAGCGAAACTTTCGCATCACAAGTATTCCTCGCCGATCTTTTTCTAATCGTACGGTCATCTGGGCTGCGCTCCACGCCACAATTGCGCAACCTTCTGCAGCAAGTGAAGAAAGCTTGGCGTGACAACGCTGATCCTCAGACATTGCCTCAGCCTATTCCGACAGTTCTAGATGTCGGCCTTCGACTCGCAAGAGCATATAGGCTAGTCGATTGGGATCAGGCTATCCCGCTGGCCCATGAGCTTTTTCTTGACCCACGCAACCGATACAAGTGGCTTACCCAGCTACAGCATTATCTTGTGGACGAATATCAGGACTTCAATAGAGCGGAGCAAGCTTTCCTTGTTTCCCTAGCATCTACTGTTGCTTCTATGGTAATTGTTGGAGATGACAATCAAAGTATTTTCAGTGGCCGAGGTGGATCTCCTGAAGGGATGAGGAACCTTTTCCAGTCTTCTGTTCACGACCGAGTCTCACTACTGAGATGTCGTCGCTGCAAGAGAAACATATTGAATGCTGCCAACAGGTTCCTTCTCTGGATGGACCCTACTGCTCAGCCGATGCTTGCACACTATAATGGAGGTGCTGTCCACTGTTACCACTTTAAGAGTGCTAAGGCAGAGATTGGTTTTCTTGTCAACTACCTCACCACAAAGGTGGCAGAGCTTCCTGAGAACCCGTCGCCCAAACAGGGCATCGTATGCCTTTTCCCATCACGGAAGGCACTTGCTTTTTATTATGACCGCATTCAGCCAGAAGTGCCGTCCTATACTGGGAAGGCTACATCTCATCCAACCAGACAACAATTGGCACTTCTGTTGGAATTGGTCACCAATCCAAATCAGAGATTCATTGAACGCCTCATCCTTGAGTCGTTCACGGCTATAAAACCGCGCCACAGATTGGAAATAGTAAGGCTTATCCTACAACACGACATCTCTCCCTCTCAAGCTATAGACCGGTTAATCTCCACGGGCGTCCTTTCAGGGATCGCTGTAGCTGCCGGCCGGATGTTTGTTGAACTGTGTCGAAGTCTTTCTTCGCAAGATCCGCATCTCATTGCCAATGCACTTGCCAGTCATCTCGGACGTGAGGGAGGAGAACTCCGGCCTCTCATTGTAGACCTACTAAGTCAGCTAGGGGATACTGACCCAGATGACCTCATCAACGCAGTGTGTGACCGCGCGCTGCTGGAGTTTACATTGCCCACAGAGAATCGGCGCTCAGTCTTGTTCCTCACGATGCATGGGTCTAAAGGACTTACAAAGAAAACCGTTGTGCTTCCGGGGCTTGAACAGGTTTGGCTTCCAGGAGAATCATCGGGCGCTGACCTAGAGGAGAAGAAGAGGCTTTTCTATGTTGCCATCACTCGTGCCATGGACGACCTTCTAATAACGTATCCTCGCACCCGCGCACGAGGCAACCCACTAAACTATAATGCGGAGGGTCGAGGCAGGGTTTCTCATTTTGTTGAGCGGGCTGGCATCCCTGATATTTATTATGCATAAGAGAATTCACACGGACTGTCCAGCGCTAGCAGGTACTACAGGAACGCCATATGCGGCTTAATAACCCTCCCTTCCATAATCCGCTGGTAGCTTGGCAACTCTGAGTTGGTTGGTAAACCCTATTTTATTTTCCACTAAATTTGCAGAAAAAAAATAAATGTGACACATCTTGACTATGGATAAATTCATGATTATCTCATTAATTTATTTCTTTACCCTCTTCACGACTCTTATTCATAAAATAATGCATGCGTTCCCTTTTATTACTCTTTCCGTACGAATAGAGTAATGGTTTCGCCGTATGGTCTCTCGTACACGATCGACAAGTTTTTTGGTGCGTTGTCTCATAATTTTTCACACGCACTTTGAATTAAAGGGTGAT
Proteins encoded in this region:
- a CDS encoding ATP-dependent helicase; its protein translation is MANLDDLYTIDDRIRAFENHRAGFMISLAGPGTGKTNSFLHRIRALVSGGGVQFEEICYLTFIKEIAKTFLSDYQEEFPENLDEVSRPRVSTLHSFACRLIRNRGFSIGYDGPLYFASIADSETFASQVFLADLFLIVRSSGLRSTPQLRNLLQQVKKAWRDNADPQTLPQPIPTVLDVGLRLARAYRLVDWDQAIPLAHELFLDPRNRYKWLTQLQHYLVDEYQDFNRAEQAFLVSLASTVASMVIVGDDNQSIFSGRGGSPEGMRNLFQSSVHDRVSLLRCRRCKRNILNAANRFLLWMDPTAQPMLAHYNGGAVHCYHFKSAKAEIGFLVNYLTTKVAELPENPSPKQGIVCLFPSRKALAFYYDRIQPEVPSYTGKATSHPTRQQLALLLELVTNPNQRFIERLILESFTAIKPRHRLEIVRLILQHDISPSQAIDRLISTGVLSGIAVAAGRMFVELCRSLSSQDPHLIANALASHLGREGGELRPLIVDLLSQLGDTDPDDLINAVCDRALLEFTLPTENRRSVLFLTMHGSKGLTKKTVVLPGLEQVWLPGESSGADLEEKKRLFYVAITRAMDDLLITYPRTRARGNPLNYNAEGRGRVSHFVERAGIPDIYYA
- a CDS encoding AbrB/MazE/SpoVT family DNA-binding domain-containing protein, which encodes METVKVSPKYQVVIPRAIRKVLGIRPGQKVQVVQYENRIELIPIKPIRKTRGFLQGIDTTVEREPDRV
- a CDS encoding type II toxin-antitoxin system VapC family toxin, which produces MNLVDSSGWLEYFADGPNADFFAPAIENLPKLVVSVINIYEVFKNVLQQRGEGDALLAVAIMEQGTVINLDPTIALSAAKISVDLKLPMADSVILATAKVYNATLWTQDSDFKRIEGVKYVEKK